The Benincasa hispida cultivar B227 chromosome 9, ASM972705v1, whole genome shotgun sequence genome has a segment encoding these proteins:
- the LOC120087251 gene encoding serine acetyltransferase 1, chloroplastic-like, whose product MNPPLYRPVSRFHMSFISHFSSLFSPFPDLHPSPMAAACLPLSSEPNSSLKILKFCRPTFSDHLSSLPISPNPQKTHDSPLSPSPDSDLWFLIRQEARSDVEDEPILSNYYITSILSHASMEKALANHLSIKLCNSSLPSSTLFQLFSDVLTDDGGDILRCAIRDLKAVKERDPACISYVQCFLNYKGFLAVQSHRIAHKLWNQGRKVLAMLIQNRVSEAFAVDIHPGAKIGCGILLDHATGVVVGETAVIGNDVSILHHVTLGGTGKDSGDRHPKIGDGVLIGAGTCILGNIKIGDGAKIGAGSVVLKDVPPRTTAVGNPARLVGGKVNPIKLDKTPSFTMDHTSHISEWSDYVI is encoded by the coding sequence ATGAACCCTCCTCTATATAGACCTGTCTCTCGCTTCCACATGTCCTTCATCTCCCATTTCTCCTCTTTATTCTCCCCTTTTCCCGACCTTCATCCCTCTCCCATGGCCGCCGCTTGCCTTCCCCTTTCTTCCGAACCAAACTCCTCTCTCAAAATCCTCAAATTCTGCCGACCCACTTTCTCCGATCATCTTTCTTCCTTACCCATTTCCCCAAATCCCCAAAAAACCCACGATTCTCCTCTTTCCCCTTCCCCTGACTCCGATCTCTGGTTCTTAATCCGTCAAGAAGCTCGTTCCGATGTTGAAGACGAACCCATTTTGTCAAACTATTACATCACTTCTATTCTCTCTCATGCTTCCATGGAGAAGGCCCTGGCGAATCATCTCTCGATTAAGCTTTGTAATTCTAGTCTTCCGAGTTCGACTCTGTTTCAATTGTTTTCTGATGTTTTGACTGATGATGGAGGTGACATTTTGCGATGTGCGATTAGGGATTTGAAAGCGGTTAAAGAAAGAGATCCGGCTTGTATTAGTTATGTGCAGTGTTTTCTGAATTATAAAGGGTTTTTAGCTGTTCAATCGCATCGAATCGCTCATAAGCTCTGGAATCAAGGGAGGAAAGTTTTGGCGATGTTGATTCAAAACAGAGTGTCTGAAGCTTTTGCTGTTGATATTCATCCTGGTGCGAAAATTGGATGTGGGATTTTGCTTGATCATGCTACCGGTGTTGTCGTCGGCGAAACGGCGGTGATCGGAAACGATGTGTCGATTCTTCACCATGTGACTTTGGGTGGTACCGGGAAGGATTCCGGTGACCGTCACCCGAAGATCGGAGATGGGGTACTGATCGGAGCTGGAACTTGCATTTTGGGGAATATTAAGATCGGCGATGGGGCGAAGATTGGAGCTGGGTCGGTGGTGTTGAAGGATGTGCCACCGCGGACGACGGCCGTCGGGAATCCGGCGAGGCTAGTCGGCGGGAAGGTGAATCCGATTAAGTTGGATAAAACTCCAAGTTTCACTATGGATCATACTTCTCATATAAGCGAGTGGTCTGATTATGTTATatag